The Natrinema amylolyticum genome includes the window ACGCTGCTCGTCGACGAGGCGTTCCTGGGCTTCACCGATCTCCAGTCGATGGCTGGGCTGGACCGCGAGAACGTCGTCGTCACGCGCTCGCTGACCAAACTGTTCGGGCTGCCGGGGCTCCGGGCTGGCTTCGCCGTCGCGACCGGCGAGCGGCGGGACGCGCTCGAGACGGCTCGCCGCGCGTGGTCGCTCGGGACGCCGGCCGCTCGGGTCGGGACACACTGCCTGCGACGGGACGAGTTCGTTCGCGAGACGCGCGCTCGCGTCGCCGGCGAGCGCGAGCGGATGCGCGAGGCGCTCGAGGAACGATTCGACGTCCACGAATCAGACGCGCCTTTCCTCCTCTGTGACGTCGGCGACCGCGACGTAGCGACGGTGATCGACGACGCGCGTGCGTCCGGCGTCGCCGTCCGCGACGCGACGACGTTCCGTGCGCTCGACTCCCACGTCCGCGTCGCGGTCACGGATCGGACGGCCAACGACCGCCTGCTCGCCGCCCTGGGCGTCCGCAATCGCGAGGACGCCGATTCGGAAACGGAGTCATGACCGAGTCGGACCCGGATTACGACGCGCTCCGACGAGACGGCGTGCTTCGAGTCACTCGACCGGACACCGAGTGGCTCTCGACCGGCTGGAACGGCGGCCGCTCGACGACCGACTGCGCGTACAACGTCTCGGTCCCGGAGGGGTGGGATCGGACGGATCTCGAGACCTACGTCGACGACCGCCTCGAGCGGGCGGGATTCGAGACGAGCGCCGGGACCGCGGCCGCGGCCGGACCGGTGCTGTTGACCGGCGTCGATATCGCGAACGCTCGCGGCGCTCGCCGCGGCCCGGTGACGGCCTACGCGACCGCCGGGATTTCGAACCCCGCCGCGCTACCGATGGAGCCGACCCCCACCGACGAGTCCGATTCCGCCGAGGGCACAGCCGACGACTCGGGACTCGAGCGGGGACGAGGGACCGTCAACGTTATCGTCGGAACGACGCGGGCGCTCGCACCGGGCGCGCTCGAGAACCTGATCGCGGTCGCGGCGGAGGCGAAGGCGGCGACGCTGCTCGCTGAGACCGGTTTTCCGGGAACGACGACGGACGCGGTCGTCGTCGGCCACGATCCGTCGGGTTCGACAGCGAATTTCTCGGGCAGCGGTACCGAGGTCGGCGCGGCGACGCGCGCCTGCGTCCGAGACGCCGTCCGGGCGTCGCTCCGTGCCCGCTACGCTGCCGCCGACGCGGACCTGCCGGCATCGGTCGACGATGCGACCCACGGCGTTTCGACGGACGGTCGGGCCAACGTTTTTCGCCCGGCGCTCGCGACCGATCGATCACAACCTGACAGTTAACCCGTCGCGAGCCTAATCGCCGGCCGATGGTCGAGGACGACGATCCGTCAGCCGAAGCCAACGATGCGTCAGCGATTCGGTCGATCGCGCTGTCGCCGGAGGACGCCGTCGACGCCTACGTCTACAGTCGAGAGAACCCGGGCGACGCCGTTCTCCGGGTGACGCCGCCGTTCCACGGGCGAATGCGGGCCCGAATCCACGTCTACCGCGTCGACGACACCGAACTGACCGGCGCGGTGCACCTCTCCCCCGAAGCCGTCATCGCGGACGACGTCGTCGAAGCGTACCCCGACCTCGAGTCGGCGGTGGCGGACGCGGACGACGACCCAAGCGAGGCCGATCGGATCCGCGAGGACCACACCGAGGCCGTCGCGGAGTGGCGAGCGCGCGCTCGCGAGTCGATCGTCGATTCGGTCGCCCTCGAGACCGACGACGGACCCCGCCGCGTCGACCTCAAGACGCTCGGGTAGCGAGATCGCGATCGCGGCGGTCGGCTCAGACCCGTGCGATCCTCGTCCGCTCGGCGGACCGGGTCGCTGTCCCGTACTTTCACTTTCACTCCGGACGGATCGGTTTGACGTACTATCAGCCTAACTGAGATGTATGCCACTGACCGTCGAGAAGAGCGACGAACGGACCGATCGCGACGCGCGACGTCACGGACGCGAGTCTCGATCGCCCGCGAGCGACGACGGGGAGACACGGCGACAGCGCCGACGGATCGACGTCAGCGACCTGCACGCCGCCGGGATCGGCGAGTTCGTCCGATCGAACGTCGAGACCGACGCCGTCTCGCTCGAGCACCGCGGCGGCCGAACCTACCTGCTGCTCGAGGAGTGAGAGGCCGATCGGTCGGGTTCGGGACCGGTCCCCCGTATCGTTTTGCGCCGGTCCGTGGGAGGGGAGCGCATGTCGACCGCTCGAGGTGACGAAGCGGACCGCTCGCCCGACACCGCGACGCGACGCCGGCTACTCGCGGTCGCGGGAACGACCGGACTCGCCGGACTGACTCCGGGACCGAGTCTGGCCCGAAACGGCGATGGGGCCCCTCGAGTCGCGCAGCCCGACGCCGACCGAGACGACTCTGTCTCCGAGCGACCGTTGTTCGACGCCCACACGCATCTGATCCCTCACGAAACGCTCGATAGGGACTCGCTGTCCGCCGACGGACTGGTCGCCTGGATGGACGACCACGGGGTCGACCGCGCCGTCGTCCACGCGCTCGAGTCACCGGAGAGCTATCCCGTGCAAGCGCCGAGCTGGTGGGTCCTCGAACAGGTCGCCGCGTACCCCGATCGGCTGGTCCCGTTCTGTTCGATCGATCCCCGGACGCTGGTCTACGGGGACGACGCCGTCAGGGAGCTGCTTGAAGGGTACGTCGAACGCGGCGCGCGCGGGTTCGGCGAACTCAAGCCCGGCCTGCCGATCGACGACCGGCGACTCGAGACGATCTACGAGTACTGCGCCGAGTACGGGCTGCCGATCCTCTGCCATCTGGACGAGAAGGCGCTGCTGGACGATGTCGGACTACCGGGGTTCGAAGACGTCCTGGCGTCCTATCCGGGCGTCGATTTCATCGCCCACGCGCACTTCTGGTGGGCACACATCTCCGCGGACGTGACGGCCGCCGACCGGGGCCGCTATCCCGAGGGCGCGGTCGAGCCCGGGGGCCGCGTCCCCGAACTACTCGCAACGTACGACAACGTTTACGGCGACCTCTCGGCCGGCTCGGGCTGGAACGCGCTGACTCGAGACCCGGCATACGCTCGAGCGTTCCTCGCGGCCCACCACGAGCGACTCGTCTGGGGATCCGACTACCTCGCTCCCGGACAGGAGATCCCGCAGCTCACCGTGTTCGACCGATTCGATCTCCCGGACGAAGCGTGGGCGAACATCCGCTCGCGGAACCTCGAGAGTGTCCTTCGGTAACGGGGCCCGGCGACTCACTTCGGCAACGCGAACGCGTTTCGGCACCTCGAAAAACGGTATCTGGGGCGTTCAGAGCTGCTGAATCCGAATCTCGTCGTCGGTGATCGATTCGACGCGATCCGCGTCGAGCGGGTAGGTCTCCGCGTCCTCGTCGCCCCAGCCGAGCTTCGATTTGATTGTATCGGTGATGCCGGGGCTGAGATCGATGTGGGCGGTCCCCTGGCTAACGTTTTGTACGATTCCGATCTCCTCGCCGTTCGCGTTGACGACTCGTTTCCCCTCGTCGTCGTCCGTGAAATTCGCGCACATACGGTTTCCGTTCCGTGCAGTAGTCGGGTATAGACTGCCCCTGCATCTGCCCCGAGGCCGTGATCGCACGGCGTCCACGGGGATCATCGCCGTCCGACGTACCGTCGTTGGAGTCGCTCAGAACCGCTGTAATCGGATCTCGTCGGCGGTGATCTCGTTGATATACTCCTCGTCGAGTCGGTAGTTCTCCATCCCGTCGGCGACGTCTCGGTCCCGACGGAGACGCGACTTGATCGAGTCGGTCATCTCCGGGCCGGGTTCGACGTACGCGACGCCCGCGTCGACATCCTGAACGACGCCGATCTCCTTCCCGTTCGTGTTGACGACTCGCTTCCCTTCGTCGTCGACCGTCAGGTTGGCGCACATGGACGGGCGTTGGCCGAGCGGCGGGGTATACGTTGGACCGACATGTGCGTGGGTGCAGGGACCGTGCTCAGTTTGGGGCTGGGGACGTCCGCCATGCTCGAGGACCCCGTTCCACCGACACCGAGACGACGGCAAACCGGTACCACTAATCTCCCGGAATCGAGACCGCCGATAATGAAACTCGCGCGGATCGCGACGGACGACGGGCCGGTCACGGGACGGTACGAGGACGGCGTCGTCCACACGGACGACGGCGTCTACGAGATCAGTACGGACGACGACTTCCTGCCGCCGTGCGAGCCCTCGGCGCTGTACTGCGTCGGGCGCAACTTCGCGGCGACGCTCGACCAGATGGAGTACGAGCGACCCGACGAACCCGACTTCTTCATCAAGCCGCCGGCGTCGCTCGTCGGCCAAGGGGACCCGATTCCCTACCCCGAATTCAGCGACGAGGTAACCTACGCCGGCGAACTCGCAGCCGTCATCGACGAGCCCTGCCGGAACCTCTCCGAAGACGAAGTACCCGACGTCGTCCGCGGCTACACGATTCTGAACGACATGGACGCGCTCGATCAGGGCGGTCGAACGGCCCGCAAGGCGTTCGACGCCTCCGGCCCGCTCGGTCCGTGGATCGAGACCGCCGTCGACCCGACGGAGATCGACATGCACACCGACGTCGCGGGCGAGCGCCGCCAAGAGGCCAACACCGAACTGATGCTCTTCGACCCGTACGAGGTCATTTCGTACCTCTCCCGCCACTTCACCTTCCGCCCCGGCGACGTGATCTCCTTCGGCAGCCCCGCCAACCCCGGCCTCGTCGAACCCGGCGACACCGTTGAGATCACCTACGAGGGCGTCGGCACGCTCCGAAACACGGTCGTCGACTCGAGCGAACGGGAGAAGCTGTCGCTCGAGTCGGAACCGTCTCGCACATAGACGTGAGTTCGGACACGTCACAGCACGCCGACCGATCCACCCGCGGGTGGGACTGAAAGGGGCGACATCGCTCGATAACGGACGGCGATGCGAGCGCTGACCGACGGGAAGAGCGCAGCGAGCCGCCCGAATCGAGCGATTCGGGGCTTTCGGGGTAGCGTCGTCGTCGTTGTGACTCCCGCAAGAGACGGGTAGAAAGGCACTTGGGTCCGACCCGCCTCTCCACGGTCGTGAGCGCTGACGCTACGCGACGCGTCGAGGTGTACCCCGACCGCGAGGTCGTCGTCGAGTTCGACCCCGACCTCACCTTCGAGTGCGTCGACGACTGCACGTGGTGCTGTCACCACGGCGTGCTCCTCTACGACAGAGACCTCCTCGAGTTGGCCCAACGGGCGAATCTCTCCGAGACGACGACGGAGTTCCGCGGCGAGAAGTTCGTCACGCGCGAGGGGAAAGACCGTGAGGACCACGTCGCCGAGGACGGCTCGGCCTGTGCGTTCCTCCGGGAGGACGGCCTCTGTTCGCTGCACCTAGAGGAGGACTGGAAACCGACGCGGTGTTCGGTCTTTCCGCTCGGCGTCTGGCTCGAGGACGGCGACCTCCACGTCGACATTCGGGACTCGGCCCACGAGCACTGTGAGGGGCTGAACGTCAGCGAACGAAGCGTTATCGACAACCTCGAGGCCTTTCTGCCGGAACTCCTCTGGGAGCTCGAGAACCCGGATTCGGACCGCGAACTCTAGGTCCTGTCCGGTAGCGTTCGATGAATAGACGATGAACAGTCATTCGAGATAATTGACTGATATATAGACGGACAATACTGTGGGGTGAGATACCACGTCTCTCCAAGCGTTTAAACGTCTGCCGCACATAGTTAAAGTGTGACAGAAGACTCCGGGCGACGGAACCTCCGTATGCCCAACAGCGATGAAGTATTCGCCGTCGTAACCGAACACCTCGGTGGCAATCACGTCCGCCTCCGCTGTGAGGACGGCGAGGAGCGACTCGGCCGCATCCCGGGTCGCATGAAATACCGTACCTGGATCGAGCAAGACGACATCGTCGTCGCCGAGCCGTGGGACTGGCAAGACGAGAAGGCCACCATCGAGTGGCGCTACACCGGCCAGGACGCAGATCAACTGCGTCGCGAAGGCCACATCGATTGATCCCCGGTATCGGGTCCGGTAACTACTAGATTTCTCTCTCGATAGATCGCCCGTAGCGGCCGCGCTGGCGCTCGTCTTCGTCTGCTTGATGAAACCCGAACGATACGAGCGGTGATCCCGACCGACGAGACCGGAAATAAACGACGCGTGCTAACAGAAGTACACCCAGTAGGAATGGTCCTCTGAGCACGTAACTGTCGTATACTCGCCGAACGCCGCGACCGATTTCC containing:
- a CDS encoding pyridoxal phosphate-dependent aminotransferase, whose amino-acid sequence is MDPDAIRGGERVPHGGETDRDLLDFSANTNPRTPEGVGDVYAAALEESRRYPDDDYPDFRAAAADFVGCDPERVIPTPGGLAAIRLAMETALEPGDEALVPYPSFGEYAREVELQGATPRFVRYDDLCELGPTVLEPCALAVCCTPNNPTGDAIDPDALESFAARCADADTTLLVDEAFLGFTDLQSMAGLDRENVVVTRSLTKLFGLPGLRAGFAVATGERRDALETARRAWSLGTPAARVGTHCLRRDEFVRETRARVAGERERMREALEERFDVHESDAPFLLCDVGDRDVATVIDDARASGVAVRDATTFRALDSHVRVAVTDRTANDRLLAALGVRNREDADSETES
- a CDS encoding adenosylcobinamide amidohydrolase encodes the protein MTESDPDYDALRRDGVLRVTRPDTEWLSTGWNGGRSTTDCAYNVSVPEGWDRTDLETYVDDRLERAGFETSAGTAAAAGPVLLTGVDIANARGARRGPVTAYATAGISNPAALPMEPTPTDESDSAEGTADDSGLERGRGTVNVIVGTTRALAPGALENLIAVAAEAKAATLLAETGFPGTTTDAVVVGHDPSGSTANFSGSGTEVGAATRACVRDAVRASLRARYAAADADLPASVDDATHGVSTDGRANVFRPALATDRSQPDS
- a CDS encoding amidohydrolase family protein, which translates into the protein MSTARGDEADRSPDTATRRRLLAVAGTTGLAGLTPGPSLARNGDGAPRVAQPDADRDDSVSERPLFDAHTHLIPHETLDRDSLSADGLVAWMDDHGVDRAVVHALESPESYPVQAPSWWVLEQVAAYPDRLVPFCSIDPRTLVYGDDAVRELLEGYVERGARGFGELKPGLPIDDRRLETIYEYCAEYGLPILCHLDEKALLDDVGLPGFEDVLASYPGVDFIAHAHFWWAHISADVTAADRGRYPEGAVEPGGRVPELLATYDNVYGDLSAGSGWNALTRDPAYARAFLAAHHERLVWGSDYLAPGQEIPQLTVFDRFDLPDEAWANIRSRNLESVLR
- a CDS encoding PRC-barrel domain containing protein, encoding MCANFTDDDEGKRVVNANGEEIGIVQNVSQGTAHIDLSPGITDTIKSKLGWGDEDAETYPLDADRVESITDDEIRIQQL
- a CDS encoding fumarylacetoacetate hydrolase family protein; amino-acid sequence: MKLARIATDDGPVTGRYEDGVVHTDDGVYEISTDDDFLPPCEPSALYCVGRNFAATLDQMEYERPDEPDFFIKPPASLVGQGDPIPYPEFSDEVTYAGELAAVIDEPCRNLSEDEVPDVVRGYTILNDMDALDQGGRTARKAFDASGPLGPWIETAVDPTEIDMHTDVAGERRQEANTELMLFDPYEVISYLSRHFTFRPGDVISFGSPANPGLVEPGDTVEITYEGVGTLRNTVVDSSEREKLSLESEPSRT
- a CDS encoding YkgJ family cysteine cluster protein, producing the protein MSADATRRVEVYPDREVVVEFDPDLTFECVDDCTWCCHHGVLLYDRDLLELAQRANLSETTTEFRGEKFVTREGKDREDHVAEDGSACAFLREDGLCSLHLEEDWKPTRCSVFPLGVWLEDGDLHVDIRDSAHEHCEGLNVSERSVIDNLEAFLPELLWELENPDSDREL
- a CDS encoding translation initiation factor eIF-1A; this encodes MTEDSGRRNLRMPNSDEVFAVVTEHLGGNHVRLRCEDGEERLGRIPGRMKYRTWIEQDDIVVAEPWDWQDEKATIEWRYTGQDADQLRREGHID